The genomic stretch aaattactcgagtaattcaatactacagtacattttttttttttttttttaatttcaaacaacaaatttaaAGACAACAACATACTCTTTATTTCTAACTGAATAATTTATATTTGCTTTATTTTCTTCTCATAAGATAAATCTCACTACAATACCTGAAATTATACAGTTAAGTATCTTATTTGTTTTTCGACCAACTATAACTTCTTATTTTCACTCATATAAGTGATCAAATATGTTACTCGATACTAAATTGCTCGGTATCAATtgcaaaaataacaaaaattttACTAATAATGATAATCATGGACAAACTAATTAACGAAATACGTAATTATCATGTATGATTATTTGCAGTTGACGTCTGATCAAAGCACAGGAAGACACGATGAAATTGATTTTGAGTTTCTAGGGAACCAAAGTGGTCAACCTTACACTCTCCATACTAACGTCTTCAGTCAAGGCAAAGGTGATAGAGAACAACAATTTCACTTGTGGTTTGACCCTACCATCAACTTTCACACTTATTCCATCGTTTGGAACACTAGACTCATCATGTAAgtataataacacaaattatcgATATTCTGTCTTGTTTAAAATTGTCTTAACTTAAAACTTCTCTCAACCTACTTTTATTTCTAGCTTTATTCTAATTATGTGTAAAAATGTCTAAAGATAAAGACATTGTTAAACAAGAATTGGTGATCAGTATTATATCACTACTATTCACCTCTTTAATAACCAAAATTCTTAAGTTTGAGATTCTATATTTCTATGAATACAACGACGTTATCCatttctttaatttgttgttgacTTGTTGTCTAGTTCAAATTTGAACTAGACATCATTTACATAAATGAAACTAGTTTTTGTTATATTTCGTTGTTTATTACATAGTATTACTGTATATGTCATTACAATATTGTTAAAACCAATATGTCTATCTTACTTTCTGTCTCATATAAAACTGTTGTATGCTGTATTACGTATGCATGTCATTACAATGCCAACAACAGTATGTTTAATTTGCTGTTAGTCTCATATAAAACCGTTTTACGCTATAATATATTCATATTTAGGAATTTGCTCAAGTTGAAATGGAATTTGTGATTTCAGGTTTTTGGTAGACAATACACCAATAAGAGTATTTAGAAGTAACGAGGACATGGGAGTACCATTCCCAAAGAACCAACCCATGAAGATACAATGCAGCTTATGGAGTGCAGATTGGGCAACACAAGGAGGACTAATTAAGACAGATTGGAGCAAGGCACCCTTCGTCGCGTACTACAAGAGCTACAACATTGACGGTTGTGAAGGAATGAGTGGCAAGTCCGCTTGTGCTAATACCCCCGGCTCATGGCGCACCCATGACCTTGATGCATATGGTAGGAGAAGGTTGAGATGGGTTCAAACTAATTATATGATTTATAATTATTGCAAAGATACTAAGAGGTACCCACAAGGTCCACCTAAGGAATGTCAACGCGTTGAGTAAGGGCTAATTCCACTTCAGTGTCCTCTTCTTATCGATTTTTACTCTTATAAAGAGTGTAAAAATCGACTTTGAGACCGTAAACACTACTACTAAAAATATCGAGATTGTGATATAATTGGATCATATACTAAAATTATTATGTATGTGTATACACTATACAAAAAGTATTATGTGAAATGTGAGTTGTGTAAAAGGGGAGAGGAATTCATTGTATGAGAGTTTGTTTGTAATATTACTATATGTTCATGTAGTTCTACTTGAACGTATGTAGTGTACTTACATTCTTGTACGTTATTATAATCTTTATATGTATTTCTAAATTATTGAGGTAGTATTATATGAAGTAATGAAGCATTAACAGATTCTTTATActttattttattcatttgtgaggagtattttaataaaacgTAAAAAATCTGCTGAGTCGGGAGTAGAATTTTGCTTCACCAAGCATTAACATCTATCATTTTTTTTACTGTTTTAAAAGAAGCCACAAGAGAGATTTTGATGCTAACGGGATTTGAACTCAGGTCGTAAGCATCACTTCTCAAGAATCACGACTTTACGAACTGAGCTAGTTAACATCTGCAACATTAACAGGTACCATTAGAAGGTACAAAATATAAACTTGTTGTCATATCAGAAGTCTCAAACTAATGACGACAAAACTATGTAAGTAATCGTCATTATAAAATATCATGTTGTCAAAATAATGTTAAAGTATTATCCCACTATCAAATACGAGTACTAAGTACTTCGTATATATGATGCCAATTGAATTCGAACCCATGTTAAGTATCAACACCATTGACAGACTTGGGAGAAGGCGTCTGCCCTCACTAGCTATGGAAAAATTCGAaagttttagttttttttttttttcaagctTAATTTATGCCATTACCTGTTCAGCCCCTTTGAAATTTTTCGCCCCTGGCTAGCTCCGCCAGTGATCAACACTCTATCATATACTAAGTATAACTTTACCAGTTAATATACTCGACTTCTACGTATTTTAATTGATCTTACTCATGAGGCGGTCTCAAACTGTGACGATGTAATCCATTACCCCACTACACATCCATCCATCCACAAAGTCCATGGCCTAAACCCAAAGCCAAAAGCCCAAACCAAGTGATAACAAacttttaaaaaataaataagatTCCCGCCATTTTTTTTGCAAAAGCTTGAAAATTGATCACAACCACTCAAAACCCAGTAATTTAAGACATATCCTTTTACTTATATCATTCAATTTCCCCCAAAAATTGCAATTTCTTCACTAAATTGTTGATATATAAAAAAATATTGTTTTAATTTAGCtaaaaagtaatataaaaatGTCAAATAAATCAAGATCAAATCCACCATGGTTTGATATTCCACCGGAGATTCTACTCAATATTTGAGAATTAACCGGCTACCCGATTCATCGAAACCGTATTCGAGCAGTTTGCAAGCCGTGGCGGTCCGCTTTCGCTAATGTCGAAAACAGAGGAATTAAAAATTTCCCATTAAAAATCCCATACCACCCATCACTAAGGTATGGATCCGAATCTTTGTTTATTGTTCCGACAACGAGTTATGTAATTCATCCTGTAAATGGGTCATTCGAGGGATCATCGTTTTTGATGACTGTAGAAGAGATTAACCCGGGTTTTCGCTACGCCCACTACGTGTTTGAGGAAATGCTTCAAAGAAGGATGGTGGGGAGAATAGGCTGAGTTACTACTATTTGCGAGGAGAATCCGACAAGGCGCTACGCTAGTTTGTAAGAACCCGTCTTCTGAAAGTGATTTATTGATCATTGTGCTGTGCAACGAAAACAAGTTGATGGCTTTGAGGATGAGAGACGGAGTGTATAGACACCGTCTTAGGCGTAAGGCAAACAAAATAAAGCAATGTAGACAACCGTGATTAATATGCAAACAAAATAATCTTTCTTAAATAACTTGATTATTAAAAATAAAGCAAttcctccattttatgcttagTTCTCTTCTACGGTGAGGCATTGCACAAGCGACGGAACTGAGGTGGGCCACCATTGCTGCTCGAGTCTATGAAATCTCACCGCATCATAAGACAAGTCTTCTGAAGACGTTATGCATCCTGTTCGCGTATCACACAAAACAACCTGTTTTGTGGGGGCAAGATACATATAAATCAGCTTGTCATTGTATGGGTGTACCCCAATGCCCTTGGTCGTAATGTGACGTTCGAGTCTGGTGTTTGAATTCCAGATGGTAGTGTAAATGTCAATACAATTAACAATGCCTTTGCACAAGCCTTGGAAAGTCGTCTCCCACTGGAGAGGTACTTGATTCGGGTCCAACTTCCACACTACCATCCCCAATTCAAGAGTGGCCGTCACATCTATTTCGTACCACAAGCTAGGTACGTTATTTCCCTTAAGAGTACACACGGCTAACAAATGTCCCGATGATTCTTGCAAATACCCAAATTTAGGTAGTGGTGGCATAACTCGTGCCTCAAGGGTCGTGTCACAAGCGTCATTCACATCAAACGGGTCCAATGCCACTAAACGTAACCCACTTTTAAAGTAAATTATGTCATTACATACAACAATCTCGGGCTTATCAGCACTCACTCTGAACTGTCCAACCTCTTCAGGGATCCTAAGGTTAATTTCCTTCCATTCACCAATCTCCGAACAATAAACGACCATATTGAATGTGTCTACACTACTATCCTTACGAAAAATTCGAATCTCCACAACTCTAAACTTTGTTGATTGACATATCAAAGCAAACTTTGTTATCCGTTTCCCTTGACTCTTATCACTAGGGTACGGTGGCAGAGCAACCCATTGCTTGGTGAATGGATTGGCAATATAATAAACTAAGCCACCTCCTTTAAAGGTCCTGTAATTAGTGCATAACACCAAATCCTTGTATGTGGCCCTTGCAAGGGAAGTATAACGACCAGGCAGAAAAAACAACGATAATTTACGCGGCCCAAATATGAATTCTGTGAACGGCAGTTGTCGCCATGACTTCATGATTGTAATAAATGTACATGGTGGCTCATCATCTTCATGATCAGAACCCGTGGCGGTTTTCTTCTTGTGGTTGGCGAACTGGACCGGAAAGTTGGGGTCAGAGATTAAAGAAAACCAACGCTTGTTCACGGGACTGCATGCTATTACGGTTGCACGATTGGGAAGTCTAACTAGTATTTGAGTAAGCATATGGTCATCGAGATCGTCTATTCTTGTTCTATTACGGCCATGGTTAATCTTTGGTTTTTTTCGAGGCCTAGCCATGATTTTTTCACTCAGTAAATAATGTGAATTGTTAATGTAAATACAATCCTATGCCAAAAACAAGTCTAGTCTCGGTGCTGTTTGGCCAAGCTTTAAAAGTGATTTTGTAACTGAAAAAGTAGTAGCTAGGCCGAACACCCTAAATTATGAAGTTCTAAAACTACTTTAAAAAAGTCAAAAACTAATAACTTACCCCCAAAAGTAGAAGTAGGTattttctacttctacttctacttttcacaTAAAGTGCCAAATATTCATTATTTATGCGTTTTTTTATCCTCTCCAGTAAATCATTACTTCTTTATATATTTTGTACGTTGTACCTCAACTTTTTCTCTTCTCTGTACAATATTTGATTCTTTTCTCTCACATACATCATCAAAGTACTTTGATAAGGGTGTGTAAAATTATACGGAGTAAATTCAAGGTTAATTATATAGTTTTAGTATAATTGACGAGTGATTACATAAAACGTTGATTTTTATTCAAATAATGAATTTATAAATAATATGGTTAatgaaaaagcaaaaaaaaaaaaaaaagttgaatgaagtagttaggccaaacatataaattttataagaaaccgcttttacaaaagtatggccaaacCACCAAAACTTTTCCAAAAAGTAACTTGTCAGTAAACTCCTTTTGAAAATAAAAAGCTATTTTAGACAAACAAGGCCAAACAGCACCCTCATTAGGGTAGAATCAAATTAGATTAGGAATATATATATTTCTTGTTCTATTTTTATGGCAACATATCTTTTAGCCGGGTTTTCGctaaacataaaaaaaacatcCCCTTACTACAATACTACCAAGAAGAATTTTCCTTTCAAAAAGATTCTGTTTAAATAAGAAAACAAGactttatttttattaaaatattatttttaattaatatataatatataatcttttaatcattataatattttttttacctaaattataatcttttcattaaaataaaataaagctgGTATAAATTTCAAAATTCGTATATGAAAAATCTATAAATTGATATTATGAGTTTCGTAATAAGACCGAAAAGTTGGGGTCGGAGATTAAAGAACATCAACGCTTGTTCACAAGACTGAATGTATGCTGGTACCGTCGCACAATTTGGAAGTCTAAGTAGTACTCTCTCtatcccggttatttgttgtccttttccatattggggtatctcaatcaattgttgtcctttctattttaggaatgaacttgatgagcaatttgattattcacactcaatttgttccaatAGTAATTGActcatttctctttcctttgtctttgcgccaaaaccaaaggacaataattgaccgAAATCCTATGGTCATCTAAATCTTCGATTGTTGTTGGATTAACACCAATCAATATAtatttatctatattaataaaggatgcTTTTTCCGAGCAATTATAGAGTCTCCAATTTTTATAAACTACCTGCCTTATATTTAATTCAATGAGATAATATCTAATTTGGTAGATAAAATTTAGCTTACGCTAAAACTCTACCATGATAACATGTATAGTTGGCTTGTGGTTGCACAATTCTACTTAAATTAGATTTGAATTAAGCATACAACTCTATCAAAGAAACCATCAGCATGCACCGTCCAATGTATTCCTACTCCGTACATAACAAGACATACGGTTTGTGTATATATACTTTGTAAGAACTAAAAAAATCCATCAATTTATTTAGGAACTTTTTTTCTTTGCTTCTTTCTATATGCCTTCTGATAATAATTCACAGACTACTAATGCTATCAATTTTATTGTCTAGAATTCCAGATAATTTGCGAGAATTTGATAGTTTAGTTTTTTCCCTTTGCACTAATGGTTATAGTTGCGTTATTACATTGTCAaaatttaattatttgtatgacatttacttttcatttttaaGGGTTATTCGAGTAATTTGACGTCGACGGTTATGGCTAAATACTCCAAAGTTTGAACTTTGAAGCCCAagtttttcgagcgattacataGAACACCAAGTTTTGAGAAAGACTTTCGAGCAATATTAGTGGCTCGCTTTTTAAACTACTCGACAAATAAAACGTAAGGGTATTAACTTTGTAGTACCATcaaagtagtttttttttttttttttttttttttttttttttttaatttgctcCATATTCGTAGAATCGCAAATTATCGCTTTaatttacaatcggtttttaaGAAACCGATTCTTAAAAAAGAAATTATCGCTCTGGTTATTTTAAAAAAACAATATCGTTTTTTTTAGAATCTAAgaaaaaccgattgtaaaaaaaaagaaattatcgCTCTGGTTATTttaaaaaacaatttaaaaaaatattccgtagtgttggacctttagtcctaattaattgttttgataatgacagtaatgatttgtatatgaacttaatatataaacatatgcgtgtaattgtgtgcttaagttttaatttagaaaggaacggttacaagacgcaagcttgaagtttggaccaaggaggtacaacttcaaatacatTTGATCGATGCATTCAAGCGagatcaagattggaaatcaaccacgagactcaagatgagagacttgtgaagagacgattcgtgtactgaagatctactgaagattagatagtataggtcgtcattcggtaatggttttactttgtttgatttaaaggttagtgaagttatgacctaatagacataacttcattactagacaaaaatgatgcgttaatttttggaaaatatatttttaatggtttataaaaataagagagtatttattttggttggaattaattaattagaatttaagttaaataaactattggtttgtaatacgatatttatatcgtcatgcaacctagggctttaactaaattctatctcgatttgttgcgggctaaAGAAGCAAGTAATGGACCGATGGAGGCCTAGAGGCCGGCCGAACCCTAGGTGGCCGAACCCTAGGTGGGCCGAACCCctaggaggccgaaaccctagggaggccgaaaccctagggaggccaaactcttcctccttctcttctttcttgttcttcaagttttatatttccagaacattcctatgccctagttccagaatattccaaaccctaatttactctactataaatactctcattcattcaacattaattgttgacacacacatctacaaatttcaaagagagaaaaatattttaagcaaaaatcatttgagctttaattcttattttcatatttgcttatacaaaaatcacgcatcaaatttgtcaatcactcgaagaaaaatcgttattggatattaaatacacaaggatagtatactcactcgcataacgtgagattagtatttatcgttgtatttttcttattaacgtaagagcaacctagagtatttagcgatactcaatctgagttataatcatatagttgattatacgagtggattggtaatttttgtaatccggagaaaggtactaaaaattattaatcgagaatagtggacgtaggtttcgacttgtgaaactgaaccacttcaaaatcctgtgtgtctctctttctctctctctttattattgttatttcgattttgcatttattgttaataatttaattagttgattttaatcaataaaatcaagtaattaatttatatcatatatttcaaaaagcgtcatcgtttttaatactcaattcacccccccctctttcgtattcgatcaatagactccacaattggtatcagagcctcgtgctcttgatagcctaacagcTAGAGTTGATCGATTTTTTTGTTGTCTATTTATCGtcttttccgctgcatttattttttatcaaatggattccaaacacctaaagtgtcctatattcaatgggaagaactatggtttatggaaaaatatgatgacccacttcattaagggaaacgactgggagtgttggttgattatcaagaatggtccgaataagatcttacttgcaaccagtaatggcactaccgtcgaaaagaaagaagaagattatattgaggcggattataaaaaggctgagaagaattcaaaggcaataagcttattgcaaaacggtatgattgccactgaattcgatcgtttctcaaccagttcatctgccaaggaaatatgggatggtctagaattagcctatgagggaaccactgttgtcaaaaagcaacgtatggcattgctaatgcgaaaatacgagctgtttgccatggagcaaaacgagtcagttgatagtatgtcctctcgcttttctagcatcatcaatgagctaaagaatttaggaaaaacttttgactccgaggaaattgctagaaaaatactcagaagtatgtctcgcagatggagacataaagtatctatcatagaagaatgtaaggatctaacttcgttatcctatcaggagctactcggaaccttaatggctcacgagattactcttaatcaggatgaggaagaagttggcacaaacaaaaagatggccttacaagctgagtctagcaagattaatgattcttcagatattgaagatgaaaccgttttgtttgttaaacgttttaagaaaaaggctttctttcaaaatcaaaataaaacaaataacaaatcaaaacaaacccccaagaaaaattttgagtcaaaagggtctttctctaatcgtggatgcttcaaatgtggtgaaaatgatcatatgatcaaagattgccctacatggaagaaaataaaagacaaaaatctgcgtgacaaaacaaagaaggaattcaggcaagttatgatggcatattgttggggagacttggactttgaagatggcgaatccgaagatgaagaagaaacgcCAACGTTTGTCTAAGTAACGTCgtcttgacctattctccgaaAGCGACAATGAAAGCAATCTTTGAGAGATGTCTTGTCGgaaattcgattcgattcgagaggATGATGAGGTAAATTATCCTGACCTTAAAAAGCGTGTTAGGAAACTTTCTAAGGAAAATTTACTTAAGTGTTGTGAACATACCCTTGATCACTGTCATGAACAAATTCTAGAGTTAAAAGACCTTAGGGAACAGATTTTAGAtattgctgaggaaaaccaacttctgaaagccaacgccaaaaagctcaaatctaaagttatggctactcAAATTTCAACTTCGGACATGACAAATGTTGAGAAGAAAgctcttgaatcaaaagttaaggctagtgatgctataacttcagagctcaaacttaacattaagaatcttcaagctaaagttacggctagtgatgccataacttcagagcttaaactcaacattaagcatcttcaagctaaagttacagctagtgatgctataacctctgagttgaagaaagtcaatgagatcttaaaagatgagcttaatggcaaagatagtgtggtttccgaacacaagagagaaattGTATTTCTCACTAAGCAATTAGAAGAAACTAGTAATAGCATGTCCAAACTTAAGGAACAACATGAAATTGAGAAACGTGTCTTaaatgaacgttttgataaatttcgtgataactttgagaaaggtagctcttccaaggattcaaaagaagatcattcaaaatgtgaaaaagaaattgagtccttgaaagaattacttttacatgctcgaaaagttcatgataagtgtgggaaggtagcacaaaggTTTTAAACTTCCTTACTTGAACAATCGATAAcaacatgaagatgggacttggtcatgaatgctatagtcgtagagaccatgataaatgcaaatcaaATCCTtcgaaaatgatttcaaaaaaagaaaatacgttaatcttccgagaatacttgatttgcaattactgtggctctactggacatatacaagtcaattgtgtcaaacttgcttggGATAAGAAAAAGAATGTCGAAACTGctaagacttgtgatttcatagtaGAAGATGATGTCTCTACTATAGATGAGCCTAACGACAACGAAGAGCGtaataatgagtttagatggacttatgatatggcttttgattactcatctattccttcaaaatcaaccaaaataaatgaGAATCGAAAGCAAACGTTCAAGCCCAAagttcaaaaccctaaacctagagcgtctcatgaaggtactagacctaAAGCTACTTTTGTTAGAGCAAAACCTAAAATACCCTATGTTCCAGTTGTTAGACAAAGACCAAGACAACCCAATGTTAAATCCAAAAGAATAAcaagacaagtatgggttagaaaggatcaaatatatagaattactaaccataaaggacccaacctagcttgggtacctaaaagttgtatttgattcatttgcaggtagaagtgaaagaaaataatctatggtatctcgacagtggatgctcgagacacatgacaggagacagaaatctttttctttcactagagcccttctttggtggcaaggttacctttggagataacaagaagggtacgattattggagtaggaaaaatcGGAATTTCAGCCTCTCATTCAATTGATAAAGTctatctggtaagtggtcttaaacataatttacttagtatttctcaattatgtgacaaaggaaatagagttgtttttcatgccgatgtttgtcgtatcataattgaaggtactagtaatgttttacttgagggtcaccgtatgaggaatgtgtatatgattgacttaaatgttgtcaatacaaattcctttgCGTGTATGAAAGTAACTTCCGATGTgtcttgcttgtggcacaagaggtttgcacacgttagtccaactattttaaagaaacttaagtctatggatttagttgaaggcttgccctcaattaatTTCGAAcaagagacaatgtgtgactcatgtgcccgctgcaaacatgttagatcctctttt from Silene latifolia isolate original U9 population chromosome 2, ASM4854445v1, whole genome shotgun sequence encodes the following:
- the LOC141642100 gene encoding xyloglucan endotransglucosylase protein 1-like, with the translated sequence MGDGPVMKMVIAVAIMMTATVNGAILSGNFLGDFEPTFGDHRVKAMGGQLLALSLDQYSGAGFRSKKDFLFGRVDMQLKLVPGDSAGTVTTFYLTSDQSTGRHDEIDFEFLGNQSGQPYTLHTNVFSQGKGDREQQFHLWFDPTINFHTYSIVWNTRLIMFLVDNTPIRVFRSNEDMGVPFPKNQPMKIQCSLWSADWATQGGLIKTDWSKAPFVAYYKSYNIDGCEGMSGKSACANTPGSWRTHDLDAYGRRRLRWVQTNYMIYNYCKDTKRYPQGPPKECQRVE
- the LOC141627747 gene encoding uncharacterized protein LOC141627747; the encoded protein is MARPRKKPKINHGRNRTRIDDLDDHMLTQILVRLPNRATVIACSPVNKRWFSLISDPNFPVQFANHKKKTATGSDHEDDEPPCTFITIMKSWRQLPFTEFIFGPRKLSLFFLPGRYTSLARATYKDLVLCTNYRTFKGGGLVYYIANPFTKQWVALPPYPSDKSQGKRITKFALICQSTKFRVVEIRIFRKDSSVDTFNMVVYCSEIGEWKEINLRIPEEVGQFRVSADKPEIVVCNDIIYFKSGLRLVALDPFDVNDACDTTLEARVMPPLPKFGYLQESSGHLLAVCTLKGNNVPSLWYEIDVTATLELGMVVWKLDPNQVPLQWETTFQGLCKGIVNCIDIYTTIWNSNTRLERHITTKGIGVHPYNDKLIYMYLAPTKQVVLCDTRTGCITSSEDLSYDAVRFHRLEQQWWPTSVPSLVQCLTVEEN